Proteins encoded together in one Anopheles darlingi chromosome 3, idAnoDarlMG_H_01, whole genome shotgun sequence window:
- the LOC125955390 gene encoding mucin-2-like, giving the protein MNALGLALSVGLLLNAVQARFISDNICLAMPNGQKLPITDDCSSYIVCEYNVQKIQRCTAGTLFDPVAMVCNWASFVKCGQTPSLPPIHVSPPVIPTAPTPPSTGTTRVPWVPGPVTVPPIQTIPTAPTPRPTMGPTPGTPPKPSQPVYIPTAPTARPTTRPPIVMTTVPTIRPTTTTTTTTTKRPTFSTPNKNPYPYCTADEFSFIGHPTSCESYYICAYGKLILHSCGNGVYWNTVTNQCDFPQNTDCTNLPNPAAPETSTPSIETTTVSTVPDCLGSDIFHPNYSDCGKYFICIGLHPILMSCPSNYLWNDRLSQFTAAIVGCLLLLVASSHAYNEICDGVPNLTYVRSPQACYLYYACIDGQAYGYTCPDELWFSMELQRCVPQDESDCDIEPAPELPEGPPRPPSPECADVEDFTYLPSATSCQFYYQCIDNFAYLLSCPRGYWFSVELNRCGTRYEVECDIEGESTTTSTPPTTNVCFGRPNFSNVRDPESCHLYFYCLNGTPFPMTCRNGFFFDQTSEGCIPEEDSQCIDAPPPPTTVPTPTICEGVDDGQSVLHPGFCNQYYVCVDGTPFASLCPDGQFFDQESGECGNPIDVFCPNGPQTTPTPDVCSGVEDGEYVYSPQSCERYYVCSGGIGYLLYCPPDLWFDQSTRECISPEYAICTSQPEDGINVCRDVANGNYKPSPTDCSRFYICFNGNSYPSQCLGGLLFNPVTMLCDLPENVECLT; this is encoded by the exons ATGAATG CACTTGGCCTAGCTCTCAGTGTAGGGCTGCTACTGAACGCGGTCCAGGCGCGGTTCATATCGGACAAC ATCTGTCTGGCGATGCCGAACGGTCAAAAGCTGCCAATCACCGACGACTGCTCCTCGTACATTGTGTGTGAGTACAACGTGCAGAAGATCCAGCGGTGCACCGCCGGCACACTGTTCGATCCGGTCGCCATGGTGTGCAATTGGGCCAGCTTCGTGAAATGTGGCCAAAcgccatcactaccaccgatCCATGTTTCACCGCCTGTCATTCCGACTGCTCCTACTCCGCCCAGTACTGGCACGACACGAGTGCCCTGGGTTCCGGGACCGGTGACGGTCCCACCGATACAAACCATACCGACGGCTCCAACGCCTCGGCCAACGATGGGTCCCACCCCTGGtacaccaccgaaaccgagccaACCCGTGTACATACCGACTGCACCGACGGCTCGACCTACGACGCGCCCTCCGATAGTGATGACTACGGTGCCGACGATCCgtccaacgacaacaacaactactactactacaaagCGCCCAACGTTCAGTACACCCAACAAAAATCCATACCCATACTGTACCGCGGACGAGTTTAGCTTCATCGGCCATCCAACGTCCTGCGAAAGCTACTACATCTGTGCCTACGGCAAGCTGATTCTGCATAGCTGCGGTAATGGCGTCTACTGGAACACGGTCACGAACCAGTGCGATTTCCCGCAAAACACCGACTGCACGAACCTGCCCAATCCGGCCGCACCGGAAACATCGACACCGTCCATCGAGACGACGACCGTGTCCACGGTGCCAG ATTGCTTGGGAAGTGACATTTTCCATCCGAACTATTCCGATTGTGGCAAGTACTTCATCTGCATCGGTCTGCATCCGATTCTGATGAGCTGCCCCAGCAACTACCTCTGGAACGATAGACTGTCGCAGT TCACGGCCGCCATCGTTGGatgcctcctgctgctggtggcttccAGCCACGCTTATAATGAAATTTGTGACGGCGTACCGAACCTCACATACGTGAGAAGCCCTCAGGCATGCTATCTGTACTACGCATGCATCGACGGTCAGGCGTACGGATACACCTGTCCGGATGAGCTCTGGTTTTCGATGGAACTGCAGCGCTGCGTACCGCAAGATGAATCCGATTGTGACAtcgaaccggcaccggaactACCGGAAGGTCCACCaaggccaccgtcaccggaatGTGCGGATGTCGAGGACTTTACCTACCTGCCCAGTGCCACCTCCTGTCAGTTCTACTATCAATGCATTGACAACTTCGCCTATCTGCTCTCCTGTCCCCGCGGGTACTGGTTCAGCGTAGAACTGAACCGCTGCGGAACCCGCTATGAGGTGGAATGTGATATTGAAGGCGAAAGCACGACAACGTCCActccaccgaccaccaacgtGTGCTTCGGTCGCCCGAATTTCTCGAATGTCCGCGATCCGGAATCCTGCCATCTGTACTTCTACTGCCTCAATGGTACACCATTCCCGATGACCTGCCGGAATGGGTTCTTCTTCGATCAGACATCTGAAGGTTGCATACCGGAGGAGGATTCCCAGTGCATTgatgcaccaccgccaccgaccaccgttcCCACACCCACCATCTGTGAGGGTGTAGACGATGGGCAGAGTGTTCTTCATCCCGGTTTCTGCAATCAGTACTACGTGTGCGTAGATGGCACACCGTTCGCTTCCCTATGCCCCGATGGACAGTTTTTCGATCAGGAATCGGGAGAGTGCGGTAATCCAATCGATGTGTTCTGCCCGAATGGACCCCAaaccacaccgacaccggatgTTTGCAGTGGCGTCGAGGACGGCGAGTACGTCTACAGTCCACAAAGCTGCGAAAGATATTACGTGTGTAGCGGTGGTATCGGGTACCTGTTGTACTGTCCACCGGACCTCTGGTTCGACCAGAGCACCCGCGAATGCATCTCTCCCGAGTACGCCATCTGTACGTCCCAACCAGAGGATGGCATCAATGTGTGCCGTGATGTAGCCAATGGCAACTATAAGCCAAGTCCGACCGATTGTAGCCGGTTCTATATCTGCTTTAACGGTAACTCCTACCCTAGCCAGTGTCTCGGTGGCTTACTATTCAACCCGGTCACGATGCTGTGTGATTTGCCCGAAAATGTGGAATGTCTTACGTAG